A genomic segment from Meleagris gallopavo isolate NT-WF06-2002-E0010 breed Aviagen turkey brand Nicholas breeding stock chromosome 25, Turkey_5.1, whole genome shotgun sequence encodes:
- the GMEB1 gene encoding glucocorticoid modulatory element-binding protein 1: MANAEVSVPVGDVVVVPSDNNEGENPEDTKTQVILQLQPVQQGIYQEGSEASAAVVAVETHTIHKLEEGIDPSTIETNEEIEIAYPITCGESKAILLWKKFVCPGINVKCVKFNDQLISPKHFVHLAGKSTLKDWKRAIRLGGIMLRKMMDSGQIDFYQHDKVCTNTCRSTKFDLLISSARAPMPGQQSVVQTPTSADGSITQIALSEESMEEGIEWNSALTAAVTMATEEGMKKDTDEISEDTLMFWKGIADVGLMEEVVCNIQKEIEEVLRGVQQRLGQSPFQMTDAAVLNNVAHTFGLMDTVKKVLDNRKNQTEQGEEQFLYTLADLERQLEEQKKLAKDQKAKSQTIQNVVLMPVSAPKPPKRPRLQRPASATVLSPSTPIQQPQFTVISPIAIAPVGQQFSVGNIPVATISQGSSPVTVHTLPSGSQLFRYATVVSSSKTSSSDTVTLHPSSSLALLSSAAMQDGGALANVAAVVNPVELVAMESGLTSTIQAVEGTSDDGQTIIEIDPAPDPEADADESEGKAVILETELRTEEKVVGDVEDHQHHVHNVEIVVLED, from the exons ATGGCGAATGCCGAAGTGAGCGTCCCGGTGGGTGATGTGGTGGTTGTACCAAGTGACAACAACGAAGGGGAGAACCCGGAGGATACCAAAACCCAAGTGATCCTTCAGCTCCAGCCGGTGCAGCAGGG GATTTACCAGGAGGGCTCAGAGGCAAGCGCTGCTGTTGTGGCCGTGGAAACGCACACCATACACAAACTAGAGGAGGGGATCG ACCCCAGCACTATTGAAACAAACGAGGAAATTGAGATTGCCTATCCCATCACCTGCGGGGAGAGCAAAGCCATCCTGCTCTGGAAGAAGTTCGTCTGTCCAGGAATCAATGTCAAGTGTGTGAAG TTCAATGACCAACTGATCAGCCCGAAGCATTTTGTTCACCTGGCTGGGAAGTCTACCCTAAAGGACTGGAAGAGGGCTATCCGTCTCGGAGGAATCATGCTGAG GAAGATGATGGACTCGGGACAGATCGACTTCTACCAGCATGACAAGGTTTGCACCAACACGTGCCGAAGCACCAAGTTTGATCTCCTGATCAGCAGCGCCAGAGCACCGATGCCGGGGCAGCAGAGCGTGGTGCAAACCCCAACCTCAGCTGATG GGAGCATCACCCAGATCGCACTGTCGGAGGAAAGCATGGAGGAGGGGATCGAGTGGaactctgctctgacagctgctGTCACCATGGCCACTGAGGAGGGCATGAAAAAGGACACGGATGAGATCTCAG AGGACACGCTGATGTTCTGGAAGGGAATAGCTGATGTGGGGTTGATGGAAGAGGTTGTGTGCAACATCCAGAAGGAGATAGAAGAAGTGCTGAGAGGCGTCCAGCAGAGGCTGGGGCAATCTCCCTTCCAGATGACAG ATGCTGCAGTTTTAAACAACGTTGCTCACACGTTTGGCCTGATGGACACAGTCAAGAAGGTTCTGGACAACAGGAAAAACCAGACAGAGCAAGGAGAAGAACAGTTTCTTTACACGCTTGCAG ACCTGGAACGGCAgctggaagagcagaagaaactCGCCAAGGACCAGAAAGCCAAGTCCCAAACCATCCAGAACGTGGTGCTGATGCCCGTCAGTGCTCCAAAGCCCCCCAAACGACCCCGCCTGCAGCGCCCGGCCTCTGCCACCGTCCTCAGCCCCTCGACCCCCATCCAGCAGCCTCAGTTCACGGTCATCTCTCCCATCGCCATCGCTCCCGTCGGCCAGCAGTTCTCAGTGGGCAACATCCCAGTGGCGACCATCAGCCAAGGCTCCAGCCCGGTGACTGTCCACACTTTGCCTTCAGGCTCTCAGCTCTTTCGATACGCCACCGTGGTGTCCTCCTCTAAGACCAGCTCCTCCGACACCGTCACCCTCCATCCGTCCTCCAGCCTGGcgctgctgagctctgctgccatGCAGGATGGAGGTGCCCTGGCCAACGTGGCGGCCGTGGTCAACCCCGTGGAACTGGTGGCCATGGAATCCGGCCTCACCTCCACCATCCAGGCTGTGGAAGGCACTTCGGACGACGGGCAGACCATCATTGAGATCGACCCGGCGCCCGACCCCGAGGCGGATGCAGATGAGTCAGAGGGCAAAGCCGTGATCCTGGAAACGGAGCTGAGGACTGAGGAGAAAGTGGTAGGAGATGTGGAGGACCACCAGCACCACGTGCATAACGTGGAGATCGTGGTTTTGGAGGACTAG